From the Streptococcus halotolerans genome, the window TGAATCACGAGGTAATTTGCGAAGAGCTTCGTAATCACCTTTTGCTTTTAACTCACGGCGTAAGTCAGCGTATTGCTCAATTAATTGTAATTGTTTTTCGTAACGAGCTATTTTAGATTTCTTTGCCATATTGACCTCCTGTTATTTTGCTTAACTGGTTAACTATTAAAGTCTATCAAAAAATAAAAAAAGTAGCAAGGAAAACTTGTTACTTTTTAGGATTTAATAATGCAGGGCACCAGCTACCCAGCCAGAACAAAGGGCAGAAGTGATATTAAAGCCACCTGTGTGGGCATTGATGTCTAAGACTTCACCAGCAAAGTGCAGTCCAGGAACTTTTTTACTTTCGAGGGTTTTAGGGTTGATTTCTTTCAGATCGACGCCTCCCTTAGTTACAAAGGACTTGGTTAGATTCATCTTACCAGTGACAGGAATCTGGGTTATCTTGAGTTTGTCCACTAAACTTTCGGTTTGTTTAGGATCCATTTGTTTGATTTTTTCGGGCAATCCTTCTGAGAAAAAGTCAGCTAGACGTTCAGGAATAAGGGGTTTGAGACCATTTTTAATCGACTTGTTACGATTTTCTGTGAGATACTGGTTGATTTCTTCTCTTGTCATTTTGGGGAGCACATCCAGTGAGAGGATTTCACCGCCACGAACAAAAGAAGACATGCGTAAGGCAGCAGGTCCAGACAGACCAAAGTGGGTAAAGAGCAAATCATGGGTAATCACATGCTTGTCATAAGAGAGGGTGATGTCATCAAGGGAAATGCCCTGTAAGGGTTTATGAGGGAAATCGGTCAAAAGTGGGCTTTCGGCGGCCTCAATTTCGGTAACTTCCAGCTTGAAATGACGAGCGATATCGTGCCCAAAACCAGTCGAACCAGTCGAAGGATAGGCTTTTCCTCCGGTAGTCACAATCAATTGGTCACAGGTGAATTCGGTATCGATAGATTTGACAATGAAAACAGAGTCATTTTTCTTAACCGAAACGACTTCAAACTGAGTTTTGATTTGGCCACCTAGTTCTAGAATTTTAGTTTCCAAAGCTTGGATAATGGTACGTGATTTGTCCGTAGTAGGAAACATGCGTCCGTGATCTTCTTCTTTTAGTTTGACACCGTTATCTTCAAAGAAAGCGATGATGTCATGGTTGTCAAACTGAGAGAAGACGCTATAAAGAAAGCGTCCGTTGCCAGGGATACCTTCCATGAGATCCTCAAGGGTTCCGCTATTGGTGACATTGCAACGGCCACCCCCTGTGCCAGCTAATTTTTTACCAAGACGGCGATTTTTTTCTAGTAAGAGGGCTTTTTTACCATGAAAGGCGCTAGAGATGGTCGCCATCATACCAGCAGGCCCCCCACCAATAATAATAGTATCAAAATGTGTCATATCCTTATTTTAGCATAATTTTAGACAGTAAATCGTTAGAAAGGACTTTTGCAAAGTGCTTAGCCAAGGATAAATTGACATCAAAAAGCCTTTGTGTTACTATTTTTATAAGAAAAATCAGTAAAAAGAGGGTAAGATGGCTATTGAAAAGACTGTCAGTGAATTAGCTGAAATTTTGGGCGTTAGTCGTCAAGCGGTTAACAATCGTATCAAGACACTTCCTGAAGAAGACATCGAAAAAAATGAAAAAGGGGTTACGGTTGTCAACCGCAAGGGACTTATTAAATTGGAGGAAATCTACAAAAAGACCATTTTTGAAGATGATCCTATTGATGAAGAAACAAAGCAACGCGAGGTTTTAGAGCTTCTGGTTGATGAGAAGAATTCTGAAATCACCCGTCTTTATGAGCAGTTGAAGGCTAAAGATGCTCAGATTGCTGCTAAAGATGAACAAATGCGTGTCAAAGATGTTCAGATTGCTGAGAAAGATAAGCAGATCGATCAGCAACAGCAGTTGACTTTAACAGCTATGCAGGATAAAGAAACCTTAAAATTAGAATTGGAAGAAGCCAAAGAAGAGGCTAACCAAGCTCGAACGGAAGCGCAAGAAATTCAAGAAAAACATGAAGAAGCTGTTAAAAAAGGGCTGTTTACTCGTATGTTTAAAAAAAATAGATAACCTAATGACCCGTCAGGGTCTTTTTTTAGAAGAAGAGGAAGAGAAATAATGGAAAATTTAAACCAATATGTGGCATTTGATTTAGAATTTAATACAGTGAATGAGGTCAGTCATATCATTCAAGTATCAGCAGTCAAGTTTGTCAATCATGAGGAAATTGACCATTTTGATAGTTATGTTTATAGCGATGTTCCCTTGCAAAGTTTTATCAATGGCTTGACGGGGATTACGGCTGATAAAATCACTCAGGCGCCTAAGTTAGACAAGGTACTAGCTGATTTTTTAGCTTTTGTTGACGGATTTTCTCTTGTGGGTTACAATGCCCACAAGTCAGATCTACCGATTTTAGCTGAAAATGGTCTGGGTTTATCGGATCGTTACGCGGTTGATCTTTATGATGAAGCCTTTGAGCGTCGTAGTACGGACCTTAACGGGATTGTCAACTTACGTTTACAGACTGTGGCCGAGTTTTTAGGTATTTCTGGTAAGGGGCATGATAGTCTTGAAGACGCTAGAATGACAGCGCGTGTTTATGAAGCCTTTTATGAGTTGGATAGCAACAAGTCTTATTTATCAGAGCAGGAAGAAAGTCATGGTGATAATCCGTTTGCTGCTTTGGGTGGTTTTTTTGATTAATGGCTCTGCTATTTTAAAAAAAGATAAAAATTACCTTAGGTTAGGTCTTGTTTGTGACCTTGGGTGATATGGTAAGCTACAGGAGAACAGAGTTTGAAGACTTTGTATCTTACCATAAAGGAGGTGAAGAGATGTCTGTAACCTATACAACAGGGGAAATGGCTAAACTAGCAGGGGTTTCCATTCGGACTGTTCAATATTATGATCAGCGTGGTATCTTGACACCAAGTGACCTAACAGAAGGTGGTCGTAGGCGTTATTCTGATAAGGATTTAGAGCAGCTCAAATGGATATGTTTTTTGAGAGATCTTGACTTCTCATTGAAAGCTATTCAAGATATTTTGACGGAAGACCATTCAGAGCAAGTTTTACAATTGCTATTAGAAGGTCATATCATTGAACTGAAGCAGGAAATTGACCAAAAGCAGCTTAAACTTGACACTGCTGTCAACCTACTTGACAAGCTAGAACGACAAGAAGATTACTCTGTTGCAAGTTTACAAGATATGTCGCTCATCATGAAAAATAAAAAAGTACATCGCAAGCTTCAACTGAAAATGTTGGCTACACTGTTTACATTTATCCTAGCGTTGCTTGCTAGTATTTGGTTGGCTAAGCAATTTCCACAGTTAGAGTGGCTAAAAGTATTAGCTGTAATGGTCGGTGTGATTTATGTTGTAGGTCTTATTTGGTTGACCTATTACTTTTATAAACAATTAGTATATCTCTGTCCAAATTGTCATAGGACTTTCCAACCTAGTTATTGGAAATTTGTTAAGGCACCGCACACACCTAGGACACGTAAATTAACCTGCCCACATTGTCATGTTAAATCGTCATGTTTGGAATTAGCTAAGAAAGATTAGCAAAAAAGCCTTTTCCCTGTGGAGAAGGCTTTTTCTGAGTTTTAGAATGGTAATTTATTAGCAAATGCTCCCATTGTTTTTTGAGTAGCGTCATCAATTTGTCCGAGGGCATCGTTGATAGCTTGTGTAGTCATATCTTGAAGTGTTTCTACATCTTCAGGATCAACGATTGCTTCAGCGAAAGTGATATTGGTTAATTTCTTATCACCTGAGAATTCAACGACAACCAAGTCTTGTGCTGATTTACCAGTGAAAGTAGTAGCAGCAAGCTCCTCTTGTTTTTTCTCCATTTGCTTTTGGAGTTTTTGCGCTTGCTTCATCATGTTTTGCATATTCATCATAATAGTTTTAAGATTCCTTTCGTATCAAGGGGTTAGCCTTGTTTCTTTTAGAGCTATTTCCACTATAACTAGGTAGGGGTTAGTGGATGTCTAACTGTTATTATATCATGTTTGGTGTTTAGTTCAAAATTGTTATAAACAGCATTTGAGTATTTTTATTATACAAGTGATAGGTGATATAATTAATTTATATGCAACTATAGTGTTTTTGAGTTGTTAAATATAAAATAAAAATAAAATTCAGAAAATTACCAAAAAGTATTCCTTTTTAACAAAAGTTGTGTTAAACTAGCTAACATACTAATTTTTAGAAAATTTTGTCGCTTCAATGAAGAAATAAAAGGTAGGAGAGATGCGTATGGTATTTTTTAATAAACCAACTTGGAAACGTTTAGGATATGGTGCAGTTGCCTTTGTCTCTGTGGCTATTTTGGGAGCTTGTGGTAATGGTAGTTCTTCTAAGTCTTCTGATGAGGCAAAAGAGACGATCAATTGGTACATTCCGACCGATATTTCGACACTAGATATTTCCAAAAATACAGATCAATACTCAAATGTCGCTATTGGAAACTCAGGGGGCAATTTATTACGTCTGGACGGAAAAAATGGGACTCGTCCTGACTTGGCCAAAACCGTTGACGTCTCTAAAGATGGCTTGACCTACACAGCGACACTGCGTGATGGGCTTAAATGGTCAGATGGCAGTGCGTTAACTGCGGAAGACTTTGTTTACTCATGGCAACGTATCGTTGATCCTAAGACAGCCTCAGAGTATGCCTATTTAGCTGTTGAGGCTCACCTAGAGAATGCGGATAAGATTAACAATGGAGAGGAAAAAGATCTCAACAAACTTGGTGTCAAAGCAGACGGCGATAAGGTTATCTTTACTCTGACCAATCCTGCACCGCAATTTATCAATTACCTTGCTTTTTCTAACTTCTTACCACAGAAAAAATCATTTGTTGAAGAAACTGGTGAGAATTATGCCACTACATCAAAAGATATGCTTTATTCTGGACCTTACAAAGTTGAGGGCTGGGACGGCTCAAACGGTGGCTTCAAACTAGTTAAAAACAAAGAATACTGGGATGCCAAAAATGTTGAAACACAAACGGTCAATGTTGATGTTATCAAGAAACCAGATACGGCTGTACAAATGTATAAACAAGGCGATTTAGACTTCGCTGACATCTCAGGAACCTCAGCTATCTACAATGCCAATAAGAAAAATAAGGATGTCGTTGATGTACCATCTGCGCGTACAACTTACATTGTTTACAATCAAACTGGCGATGTTAAACCATTGATGAATGATAAGATTCGTCAAGCACTTAACCTTGCAACTGACCGTGAGGGAGTCGTCGAAGCTGCTGTTGATACGGGGTCAATTCCCGCGACAGCTCTTGCACCGACTGGTCTTCAAACTTTGGAAAATGGAGAGGACTTAACGGATTTTGTAGCCCCTGGTTATCAATACGATGCCAAAGAAGCAACGAAACTCTTCAAAGAAGGATTGAAAGAGCTTGGTCAAGATTCGTTAACATTGACAGTGACAGCTGATTCAGATTCACCAGCGACTAAAAATGCTGTTGACTACCTCAAGAGTACGTGGGAGGAAGCCCTTCCTGGATTGACCGTTGAAGAAAAATTTGTGACCTTCAAACAACGCTTGGAAGATACTAAAAACCAAAACTTTGAAGTTGCTCTTGTTTCATGGGGAGGTGATTACCCAGAAGGGTCAACCTTCTATGGCCTCTTTACTTCTGATGCGGCCTACAATTATGGTAAATTCTCAAGTGAAGATTACGATAAGGCTTATCAAGCTGCCATCACTGAAAATGCGATGTTCCCAGAAAAAGCTGCCGAAAACTATAAAGAGGCTGAGAAAGCTTTGTATGAGAAAGCCCTTTACAATCCAATTTACTACCTCAACTCACAAGGATTACAAAATCCAGACGTGAAAGAATTGGTCCGTAATTCAACTGGACTAACAGTAGATTTCGTTCACGCGCACAAATAAAATGAAAAGGCAACACTTTTCTGTACAATTTTTATAAAGTGTTTTTGTTAAGCGATCACTCGCCTAGCCATGGGGGTTTGATAGTTGAGACTACCGTGAATGCGATGATGATTCCACCAGTGGACGTAGTCCTTGGTTTTGAGAGTTAGTTCTTCAAGCGAATGAAAGATTTCTTGATTAATAAACTCAATTTTAAAGGAACGATAAGTACTTTCAGCCACGGCATTATCATAAGGACAGCCTGCTTGACTAAGTGAACGGGTAATTCCAAATGCTCCTAACACCTCATCAATCAGCTGATTATCAAACTCCTTACCACGATCAGAATGGAAAAGATTGACCTTGGTTAGGGCATAAGGGATACTCTGAATCGCTTGCTTTACGAGCTCTGCAGTCTTCTGCCAACCGACTGACAGACCAATGATTTCACGATTATAGAGGTCTATTATCAAGCAAACATAAGCCCAGCGCTTACCAACACGGACATAAGTCAAGTCTGTTACAATCGCTTCAAGTGGTCTTTCTTGATTGAATTGTCTGGCTAAGCGATTTGGAATGGGTGCTTCATTTTTCCCTTTAGAATGCGACTTGAAGGTAGTCTGCTGGTAAACAGATACGAGATTCCATCGCTTCATGATCCGACGAATGCGACGACGAGACAAGAGGATTCCTTCTGTTTCCAGACATTTCTTGATCTTTCGAGCACCATATCTAGATTTGCTCTCAAGGAAAATCTGCTTAACTTTTTCTTCAAGCTCTGTTTTCGATACTGGCTCTATGGCTTTGTAGTAATAGCTGGAACGAGGGAGGTTCAACCAACGACACATGGCTGAAATGCTGTATTTATCCTTGTTAGCAGTGATTATTTGCCTTTTTGTGCCATAATCACTGCCGCTTGCTTTAAGATGTCTAGCTGCATTTCGAGTTCTTTATTGCGTTTTCTAAGGGCTATTAGCTCCCGTTGGTCATCTGTTAGATTATCAACCGATTTGAAGGAACCAGTTGTTTTAGCTTGTCTCACCCATTTGTCGAAGGTTGAGGGGGTTAAATCATATTCTTTGATGATTTCGCTACGTTTCATACCTGCATTGTGAAGGTCAACGATTTGTTGTTTAAAGTTATCTGTGAATTAACGACGTACTCTTCTAGACATAAATTTCTCCTGTTTTTGATTACTATTAGAACACTTTATAAATTCTGTCTAGTTTAGTGTAACCGATTCAAAAATTTAAAAACGTTAGATTGAGGAATCTAGCGTTTTTTTAAGTCTATTAACAATGGCTGTTAGTAGGAAGCTGGTTAACAATTGGATGGGAGAAATAAGAAATCCTGTTGGAATTCCTAGCAGCTAACCGTATGGCATAGGTTGTCCTTGGCCAGATGAGAAGCCGTCTGACTAGTACTCTTGTTTTAATATAGCGAATTGACATAAAACAGTGCAACGATGATATAAGCTTGGCATGACCTTTTCACTAGTTTTTTGTAAAATAACCCCGAAAAAGATTGAATGGTATGGCTTTTCTTGAAGCCCTGTTATCCTATTGCTGTTTCAGTCGACGACACGGGTAAGTTTTAATCCGTCTGTTAAGTTAGGGGAAAGTCAGATGATGTTTGATTGATCTAAGCATTGCAAGATTGTTTTTTTAAGCAGTGTCAGTCACATGAATTTATGTCAAAAAAGTTAGTTATACTGATTTAGCTTAACTTTTTATTTATTTCTGTTATCATGGAGTAGTGAGCGTTTTGGTGGAACTTGTGATATAGTGATGGTAAAGTTAACTGATGGACCGAGTGATTGCTGTCTGATAGAAAGTTTTGGGAGTCTTGTTCGTTTTTGTTCTCTTTGCTATTGTAGCATCACAGTGACACTTATCAAGAAATTTATTGACAGAAAGGAAAGTTTTAATGCATGCATTATTAGAAATTGTTATTATCTTAGTAGCTAGTTTGCTAGCAGGAGCGGTTTCCTCACGTTTGAATATTCCTGCCGTTGTTGGCCAACTATTGATTGGTATTGTTATTGGACCGCCTATTTTAGGATTGGTCCACAATGGCGAAATTCTCCACTTCTTATCAGAACTTGGGGTTATCCTGCTGATGTTTATGGCTGGTTTAGAAGCTGATTTCAGCTTGTTGAAAAAGTACCTCAAACCTAGCTTGCTAGTGGCTATTACGGGAGTCATCGTTCCTCTGTTCGTTTTTTATTTTCTAACACAAGTTATGCAATTCAATGTTAGTCAATCTATTTTTTACGGCTTAGTTTTTGCAGCAACAAGTATTTCAATCACTGTTGAAGTTCTTCAAGAGTATGATAAGGTATCTACGGATGTGGGTGCCATCATTATCGGCGCAGCCGTTGCAGATGATATCATTGCTGTATTGCTGCTTAGTTTCTTCGTCTCATCATTAGGTTCAACAGAGAATATCAGCCTTCAATTGGTGGCACAATTATTATTCTTTGTTTTCTTATGGTTGGCTATCAAAGTTCTCATTCCTTGGATGATAAAACGCTTGGAAGTCCTTGCTTCTAAGAATCTTATGTTTTATGTCGCTTTGATTATTTGTTTTTCACTGTCTTGGTTAGCTGATCAAGTGGGGTTGAGTTCTATCATTGGTTCATTCTTTGCAGGCTTGGCTATTGGTCAGACAAAACAAGGTCATTCTGTGATGAGACGTGTCACTTCATTTGGTTATAGTTTCTTCATCCCTATTTTCTTTGCCTCTATCGCTTTTCCTTTGCGATTTACGGGATTACTGGAACACTTACCAATGATCATAGGCTTCACTATTCTAGTAGTTTTAACAAAACTAATTCCTGGTTATTTTGTTGGCCGTAGTTTCAAGTTTCCTAAAATGGAATCCCTAACTATTGGTGGCGGGATGGTCAGCCGAGGTGAGATGGCTTTGATTATTATTGGTGTGGGGCAAGCTGCTCATATTATTGGTAATAGAGTTTATTCAGAGTTGGTTATCATTACGATTGCCTCTACCATCATTGCTCCCTTCATTTTGAAGTATTCCTTTAGAAGTTCTAAGGGTCCTCAAAAAGGTTTGAATTCGACAGATGGCTATTAAATAATCCAAAAAATCCCTACACTACAATGTGCTAGGGATTTTTGAATTGAGTGCTTAATCGTGGGGAATGACTATTTGAGACTGTCCAAGATCAAGGGTTAATTGATAATTTGAATTATCTCGGATAGTGTGCTCAAAATCGGTTGTGTATAAGATAACCTGCAGTTTAGCACCGGCTTTGATATCGTAGATACTTGGTTGAAGTTCCAGTGAGAAGTTCATCCACTCGTCAGGAATAATGTCCTCAACGGTAAGGAGGTTATTACGATTTTGAAGATTGATGTGTCCTTTAGTGATAACACGTGATGCGGCTTCTTTAAAAGGTAATTCCTTAAGAGCCTCCATTTGGAAGAATCGACCGTTATCAACACTGTTACCACTAGGAACGGGGATAGCTTGGAGGTATTTCTGGGTTCCTACTTCAAGGATTTGAGCGGAAAGAAGACCTCTATCAGTGCTTGATTTAAGCCTTAGTTCAAGTTTGATGCGACCGTTGATACGTAGAGATTTTGGGAGTTCTAAATCAATGGTTACTGCATTTGCTTTGTCGCTAAATAAATCTGTTTTAAAGCTATTAAACTCTTTTCCATAACGAGAAAAATCTTCGTCATGGTAATGGTTGTCAATGGTTTTCAAATCAGAACCTAATGGATAGCTTTGATAGTCATTACTGCCAAAGCTATCAAGTTCTTGCCAAGTTTGGGCAGCGGTATTATCTTGCCAAATCACAGTTGGTAAGTCAAAAGAATTTTCTTGTCCTAAGATTACCTGACTCAAGAGGGCATTCATACTTTCTCTAAAGTCTATGGATTGCCAAGCATTCATATAAACGTGGGCACCATGGTGGAGAAAGAGGTGTTTTGAGATGGTTTCAGGAAGAGCATTGAACATATTGTAAACATTGATTGGCTTGACGTTCCAGTCTTGAGTACCATGGGTAAAGACCATACGCGCCTTGACCTTATCGGCGTGTATTAGGTAGTTACGGTCATGCCAAAATTGATTATAATCGCCAGTTTCTCGAGAAATAGCAGCGCTTTGTTCCTTGAGTTGTTCTTGATACTTAGTATTTTGACGGAGGTAATCTCC encodes:
- a CDS encoding 3'-5' exonuclease, encoding MENLNQYVAFDLEFNTVNEVSHIIQVSAVKFVNHEEIDHFDSYVYSDVPLQSFINGLTGITADKITQAPKLDKVLADFLAFVDGFSLVGYNAHKSDLPILAENGLGLSDRYAVDLYDEAFERRSTDLNGIVNLRLQTVAEFLGISGKGHDSLEDARMTARVYEAFYELDSNKSYLSEQEESHGDNPFAALGGFFD
- a CDS encoding cation:proton antiporter produces the protein MHALLEIVIILVASLLAGAVSSRLNIPAVVGQLLIGIVIGPPILGLVHNGEILHFLSELGVILLMFMAGLEADFSLLKKYLKPSLLVAITGVIVPLFVFYFLTQVMQFNVSQSIFYGLVFAATSISITVEVLQEYDKVSTDVGAIIIGAAVADDIIAVLLLSFFVSSLGSTENISLQLVAQLLFFVFLWLAIKVLIPWMIKRLEVLASKNLMFYVALIICFSLSWLADQVGLSSIIGSFFAGLAIGQTKQGHSVMRRVTSFGYSFFIPIFFASIAFPLRFTGLLEHLPMIIGFTILVVLTKLIPGYFVGRSFKFPKMESLTIGGGMVSRGEMALIIIGVGQAAHIIGNRVYSELVIITIASTIIAPFILKYSFRSSKGPQKGLNSTDGY
- a CDS encoding peptide ABC transporter substrate-binding protein, with product MVFFNKPTWKRLGYGAVAFVSVAILGACGNGSSSKSSDEAKETINWYIPTDISTLDISKNTDQYSNVAIGNSGGNLLRLDGKNGTRPDLAKTVDVSKDGLTYTATLRDGLKWSDGSALTAEDFVYSWQRIVDPKTASEYAYLAVEAHLENADKINNGEEKDLNKLGVKADGDKVIFTLTNPAPQFINYLAFSNFLPQKKSFVEETGENYATTSKDMLYSGPYKVEGWDGSNGGFKLVKNKEYWDAKNVETQTVNVDVIKKPDTAVQMYKQGDLDFADISGTSAIYNANKKNKDVVDVPSARTTYIVYNQTGDVKPLMNDKIRQALNLATDREGVVEAAVDTGSIPATALAPTGLQTLENGEDLTDFVAPGYQYDAKEATKLFKEGLKELGQDSLTLTVTADSDSPATKNAVDYLKSTWEEALPGLTVEEKFVTFKQRLEDTKNQNFEVALVSWGGDYPEGSTFYGLFTSDAAYNYGKFSSEDYDKAYQAAITENAMFPEKAAENYKEAEKALYEKALYNPIYYLNSQGLQNPDVKELVRNSTGLTVDFVHAHK
- a CDS encoding MerR family transcriptional regulator, encoding MSVTYTTGEMAKLAGVSIRTVQYYDQRGILTPSDLTEGGRRRYSDKDLEQLKWICFLRDLDFSLKAIQDILTEDHSEQVLQLLLEGHIIELKQEIDQKQLKLDTAVNLLDKLERQEDYSVASLQDMSLIMKNKKVHRKLQLKMLATLFTFILALLASIWLAKQFPQLEWLKVLAVMVGVIYVVGLIWLTYYFYKQLVYLCPNCHRTFQPSYWKFVKAPHTPRTRKLTCPHCHVKSSCLELAKKD
- a CDS encoding DUF536 domain-containing protein, whose translation is MAIEKTVSELAEILGVSRQAVNNRIKTLPEEDIEKNEKGVTVVNRKGLIKLEEIYKKTIFEDDPIDEETKQREVLELLVDEKNSEITRLYEQLKAKDAQIAAKDEQMRVKDVQIAEKDKQIDQQQQLTLTAMQDKETLKLELEEAKEEANQARTEAQEIQEKHEEAVKKGLFTRMFKKNR
- a CDS encoding IS3 family transposase (programmed frameshift), which translates into the protein MVDLHNAGMKRSEIIKEYDLTPSTFDKWVRQAKTTGSFKSVDNLTDDQRELIALRKRNKELEMQLDILKQAAVIMAPKRQIITANKDKYSISAMCRWLNLPRSSYYYKAIEPVSKTELEEKVKQIFLESKSRYGARKIKKCLETEGILLSRRRIRRIMKRWNLVSVYQQTTFKSHSKGKNEAPIPNRLARQFNQERPLEAIVTDLTYVRVGKRWAYVCLIIDLYNREIIGLSVGWQKTAELVKQAIQSIPYALTKVNLFHSDRGKEFDNQLIDEVLGAFGITRSLSQAGCPYDNAVAESTYRSFKIEFINQEIFHSLEELTLKTKDYVHWWNHHRIHGSLNYQTPMARRVIA
- a CDS encoding YbaB/EbfC family nucleoid-associated protein — encoded protein: MMNMQNMMKQAQKLQKQMEKKQEELAATTFTGKSAQDLVVVEFSGDKKLTNITFAEAIVDPEDVETLQDMTTQAINDALGQIDDATQKTMGAFANKLPF
- a CDS encoding NAD(P)/FAD-dependent oxidoreductase, which codes for MTHFDTIIIGGGPAGMMATISSAFHGKKALLLEKNRRLGKKLAGTGGGRCNVTNSGTLEDLMEGIPGNGRFLYSVFSQFDNHDIIAFFEDNGVKLKEEDHGRMFPTTDKSRTIIQALETKILELGGQIKTQFEVVSVKKNDSVFIVKSIDTEFTCDQLIVTTGGKAYPSTGSTGFGHDIARHFKLEVTEIEAAESPLLTDFPHKPLQGISLDDITLSYDKHVITHDLLFTHFGLSGPAALRMSSFVRGGEILSLDVLPKMTREEINQYLTENRNKSIKNGLKPLIPERLADFFSEGLPEKIKQMDPKQTESLVDKLKITQIPVTGKMNLTKSFVTKGGVDLKEINPKTLESKKVPGLHFAGEVLDINAHTGGFNITSALCSGWVAGALHY